In one window of Helianthus annuus cultivar XRQ/B chromosome 17, HanXRQr2.0-SUNRISE, whole genome shotgun sequence DNA:
- the LOC118489215 gene encoding uncharacterized protein LOC118489215: MPPEYGAVYPSEGDTGADAPAGYVTMWADFFGDCKFRLPLTVFVVEVLEWYKVHISQMSPFDMIRIRNFEFTFRALGIEPTVGDFRRFYQLTVSLGFFSFRQREGSPKLMTPPKGLTMCKKKFFYIKAAAIVAKMTFRNVTETIIAETIGVPSVKTVEWFPQLQTIESVKLTNTQLWVLRMMLTRRNKKSKPVVREKSGEDAPVWRMFAPDFQGQVEKVVCADGEEEFNVATQIFDTVDSSNNLISPNEGDNLSVRFADTGKQQSDAEPQKTGAEARQHDAEPRRFPAGEKGTGSSAGGAGG; this comes from the exons ATGCCCCCTGAATATGGGGCAGTCTACCCATCGGaaggtgacaccggtgccgacgCTCCGGCCGGTTACGTGACCATGTGGGCAGACTTTTTTGGTGACTGCAAGTTCCGGTTACCTTTGACCGTTTTTGTTGTCgaggttttggagtggtacaaggtccacatttctcaaatGAGTCCGTTTGATATGATCCGGATTCGAAATTTCGAATTTACATTTCGTGCTCTTGGTATAGAGCCTACcgttggagatttccgacggttttatcaactgacggtgtccttggggttcttttctttccgtcagcgagAGGGTAGTCCCaagctgatgactcctcccaaggggtTGACGATGTGTAAGAAGAAGTTCTTTTACATCAAGGCTGCTGCCATTGTTGCAAAGATGACGTTTCGGAacgtgaccgagacgatcatagcaGAGACCATTGGGGTCCCTAGTGTGAAGACGGTGGAGTGGTTTCCGCAGTTGCAGACCATTGAGTCTGTGAAGTTGACCAACAcccagttgtgggtgttgcgcatgatgttgacaaggaggaacaagaagtcgaagcccgtggtgcgggagaaaagtggtg AGGACGCTCCCGtgtggaggatgtttgccccggatttccaGGGTCAGGTGGAAAAAGTTGTTTGTGCGGATGGCGAGGAGGAGTTTAATGTTGCGACCCAGATATTCGATACCGTTGactcgtccaacaatctgatctctcccaatgagggagatAATTTGAGTGTGCGGTTTGCTGATACTGGGAAGCAACAGTCTGATGCTGAACCGCAAAAAACTGGTGCTGAagcgcggcagcatgatgctgagccgcGTAGGTTTCCTGCTGGTGAGAAAGGTACCggttcgtctgccggtggtgcgg ggggatga